The following are encoded together in the Mycolicibacterium arabiense genome:
- a CDS encoding cytochrome P450 — protein MATINTPEYLLGEAKRRLTPSINNFPGMGAVEKRLRQREWPQFVLAEPPAGSDLKPVMGDAGLPVLGHMIETFRGGPDFVLDVYRKHGPVHYMHSAALPSVLALGPDATQTVFSNRNKDYSQKGWHPVIGPFFNRGLMMLDFDEHMFHRRIMQEAFIRSRLTGYVEHIDRVASEVVANDWAANDSRFLFYPAVKELTLDIASVVFMGHEHGGDKELVTKVNDAFTMTTRAGGAIIRTPVPPFKWWRGLQARKVLDDYFVARVKEKRNSEGTDMLSVLCHTADEDGNTFSDEDIVNHMIFLMMAAHDTSTSTLTTMAYNLAANQEWQDRVREESDRLGDGPLDIDALEKLETLDLVMNESLRLVTPLPFNVRMTVRDTELCGHHLPANTTVVTWPSMNHHLPELWTDPEKFDPSRFAEPRNEHKKHRYAFAPFGGGAHKCIGMVFGQLEIKTVMHRLLRKYRLELARPGYKAHWDYGGMPIPMDGMPIVLRPLR, from the coding sequence CCCGGGGATGGGCGCGGTCGAGAAGCGGCTGCGCCAGCGCGAGTGGCCGCAGTTCGTGCTGGCCGAGCCGCCCGCGGGCAGCGACCTCAAGCCCGTGATGGGTGACGCCGGCCTGCCGGTGCTCGGCCACATGATCGAGACGTTCCGCGGCGGCCCGGACTTCGTGCTCGACGTCTACCGCAAGCACGGCCCGGTGCACTACATGCACTCCGCCGCCCTGCCGTCGGTGCTCGCGCTGGGCCCGGACGCCACGCAGACGGTGTTCTCCAACCGCAACAAGGACTACTCGCAGAAGGGCTGGCACCCGGTCATCGGCCCGTTCTTCAACCGCGGCCTGATGATGCTCGACTTCGACGAGCACATGTTCCACCGCCGGATCATGCAGGAGGCGTTCATCCGCAGCCGCCTCACCGGCTACGTCGAGCACATCGACCGGGTGGCGTCGGAGGTCGTGGCGAACGACTGGGCTGCCAACGACAGCCGCTTCCTGTTCTATCCCGCGGTCAAGGAACTCACCCTCGACATCGCGAGCGTCGTCTTCATGGGCCACGAGCACGGCGGTGACAAGGAACTCGTCACGAAGGTCAACGACGCCTTCACGATGACCACCCGTGCGGGCGGCGCGATCATCCGCACGCCCGTCCCACCGTTCAAGTGGTGGCGCGGACTCCAGGCCCGCAAGGTGCTCGACGACTACTTCGTCGCCCGGGTCAAGGAGAAGCGCAACTCCGAGGGCACCGACATGCTCAGCGTGCTGTGTCATACCGCCGACGAGGACGGCAACACGTTCTCCGACGAGGACATCGTCAACCACATGATCTTCCTGATGATGGCGGCGCACGACACCTCGACCTCGACGCTGACGACGATGGCCTACAACCTGGCCGCCAACCAGGAGTGGCAGGACCGGGTGCGCGAGGAGTCCGACCGCCTCGGTGACGGGCCGCTCGACATCGACGCGCTGGAGAAGCTGGAGACGCTCGACCTCGTCATGAACGAGTCGTTGCGACTGGTCACACCGCTGCCGTTCAACGTGCGAATGACGGTGCGCGACACCGAGTTGTGCGGTCACCACCTGCCCGCCAACACCACCGTGGTGACGTGGCCGTCGATGAACCACCACCTGCCCGAGCTGTGGACGGATCCGGAGAAGTTCGACCCGTCGCGCTTCGCCGAGCCGCGCAACGAGCACAAGAAGCACCGCTACGCCTTCGCCCCGTTCGGTGGCGGCGCGCACAAGTGCATCGGCATGGTGTTCGGTCAGCTCGAGATCAAGACCGTCATGCACCGGCTGCTGCGCAAGTACCGCCTCGAGCTGGCCCGCCCCGGCTACAAGGCGCACTGGGACTACGGCGGCATGCCGATCCCGATGGACGGCATGCCGATCGTGCTCCGGCCGCTGCGCTGA
- a CDS encoding MFS transporter: MTTTDSSTDARLPADDSAKTVRTALAASLIGTTIEWYDFFLYATAASLVFNNAFFPDQSSLVGTLLSFATFAVGFVVRPIGGFVFGHVGDRIGRKRTLALTMLLMGGATALMGVLPTAAQIGVLAPILLLLLRIVQGFALGGEWAGAVLLAVEHSPPKRRGLFGSIPQVGLALGLALGTGVFALLQVVMSDEAFQTYGWRIAFLLSIALVVVGVVVRLKATETPEFERARASGDTSTVPVRDVFRPPALRSTVLGMLSRWGEGAAFNTWGVFAISYATGTLHFAKVPTLVVVTVAALLMAALIPVSGLLADRYGPKRVYASGIAAYALAVFPVFALFGTGNLTAFAIGMVLVFGVVHAWFYGAQGTLYASLFPTRIRYTGLSTVYQLSGVYSSGLTPLILTALIAAAGGSPWLACGYLVLTGLISVAATLALRPLPLQDAVA, translated from the coding sequence GTGACGACCACCGACTCCTCGACCGACGCACGGCTACCGGCGGACGACTCCGCGAAGACCGTCCGCACGGCGCTGGCCGCGAGCCTCATCGGCACCACCATCGAGTGGTACGACTTCTTCCTCTACGCCACCGCCGCGAGCCTGGTCTTCAACAACGCGTTCTTCCCCGACCAGAGTTCGTTGGTCGGCACGCTGCTGTCGTTCGCGACGTTCGCCGTGGGCTTCGTGGTCCGACCGATCGGCGGCTTCGTCTTCGGCCACGTCGGCGACCGCATCGGGCGCAAGCGCACGCTCGCCCTGACCATGCTGCTGATGGGCGGCGCCACCGCGCTGATGGGCGTGCTCCCCACCGCGGCGCAGATCGGGGTGCTGGCGCCGATCCTGCTGCTCCTGCTGCGCATCGTGCAGGGCTTCGCGCTCGGCGGCGAGTGGGCGGGCGCGGTGCTGCTGGCCGTCGAGCACAGCCCGCCGAAGCGGCGCGGGCTGTTCGGCAGCATCCCTCAGGTCGGTCTGGCGCTCGGTCTGGCGCTCGGCACCGGCGTGTTCGCGCTGCTGCAGGTCGTGATGTCCGACGAGGCCTTCCAGACCTACGGGTGGCGCATCGCGTTCCTGCTGAGCATCGCGCTGGTGGTCGTCGGCGTCGTGGTGCGGCTCAAGGCGACCGAGACCCCGGAGTTCGAGCGGGCGCGGGCCAGCGGCGACACCTCGACGGTGCCGGTTCGCGACGTGTTCCGACCGCCCGCACTGCGCTCGACGGTGCTCGGCATGTTGTCGCGATGGGGCGAGGGTGCGGCGTTCAACACGTGGGGCGTGTTCGCGATCTCGTATGCGACCGGCACGTTGCACTTCGCGAAGGTGCCCACGCTCGTCGTCGTGACCGTCGCCGCGCTGCTGATGGCCGCGCTGATCCCGGTGTCGGGCCTGCTGGCCGACCGGTACGGCCCGAAACGCGTGTACGCCAGCGGGATCGCCGCCTACGCGCTCGCGGTCTTCCCGGTGTTCGCGCTGTTCGGCACCGGCAACCTCACCGCGTTCGCGATCGGGATGGTGCTCGTCTTCGGCGTCGTGCACGCCTGGTTCTACGGCGCGCAGGGCACGCTGTACGCGTCGCTATTCCCGACACGCATCCGCTACACGGGTCTGTCCACGGTGTACCAGCTGTCCGGGGTCTACTCGTCCGGGCTCACACCGCTGATCCTGACCGCGCTGATCGCCGCGGCAGGCGGCTCCCCGTGGCTGGCGTGCGGTTACCTGGTGCTCACCGGCCTGATCAGCGTGGCCGCGACGTTGGCCCTGCGGCCGCTACCGCTTCAGGATGCGGTGGCGTAA
- a CDS encoding 2-isopropylmalate synthase, translating into MISTFASPLGPSTTITASLPRGLREEAESMSVDAFHATYAPTSGPLRLGNWECTDERTGTLGPQARTYQATIALGDSIGTSTAVAAGPIGALTAMLHERGIAVEMLGFHQKQLDGATATFIRGTDGYREDWAMGWSEDSTQSALRAVIACANRLYATAS; encoded by the coding sequence ATGATCTCCACCTTCGCGAGCCCTCTCGGGCCGTCCACCACCATCACGGCCTCGCTGCCGCGGGGCCTTCGCGAGGAGGCAGAGTCCATGTCGGTCGACGCATTCCACGCCACCTACGCACCCACGTCCGGACCGTTGCGTCTCGGCAACTGGGAGTGCACCGACGAACGCACGGGCACGCTCGGCCCGCAGGCGCGGACCTACCAGGCCACGATCGCCCTCGGCGACAGCATCGGGACGTCCACCGCGGTCGCGGCAGGCCCGATCGGCGCGCTCACCGCGATGCTGCACGAGCGGGGCATCGCCGTCGAGATGCTGGGGTTCCACCAGAAGCAGCTCGACGGTGCCACGGCGACGTTCATCCGCGGCACCGACGGCTACCGCGAGGACTGGGCGATGGGCTGGTCGGAGGACTCGACCCAATCGGCGCTGCGCGCGGTGATCGCCTGTGCGAACCGGCTTTACGCCACCGCATCCTGA
- a CDS encoding sulfite exporter TauE/SafE family protein: MTALSWWNLALLFVAGVGGGLTGSIAGLASVSTYPALLLVGLPPVTANVTNTVALVFNAVGSVWGSRPELAGQRAALLRLVPMAAVGGVVGAVLLLSIPSEGFEDAVPVLLAVSSVLIALPRRTRADGDEGGMVQTVLVCAAVFFISIYGGFFGAAAGVLLLALFLSTASDTLAHANATKNVVLGIANGVAALIFVVFAHVHWPAVVAMGVGCLIGARLGPIIVRRAPATPLRLGIAVAGLALAVKLGLDAYR, encoded by the coding sequence ATGACCGCGCTGAGTTGGTGGAACCTGGCGCTGCTGTTCGTCGCAGGCGTCGGCGGTGGGCTCACTGGCAGCATCGCTGGTCTCGCCTCGGTGTCGACCTATCCGGCGCTGCTCCTGGTCGGTCTGCCGCCGGTGACCGCGAACGTCACCAACACCGTCGCCCTGGTGTTCAACGCCGTCGGATCGGTGTGGGGCTCGCGACCAGAACTCGCGGGCCAGCGCGCGGCGCTGCTCAGGCTGGTTCCGATGGCCGCGGTCGGCGGCGTCGTCGGCGCTGTGCTGCTGCTGTCGATTCCCTCGGAGGGCTTCGAGGACGCGGTTCCCGTGCTGCTCGCCGTCTCCTCGGTTCTGATCGCGCTGCCGCGCCGCACCCGCGCCGACGGCGACGAGGGCGGCATGGTCCAGACGGTGCTGGTGTGCGCGGCGGTGTTCTTCATCTCGATCTACGGCGGGTTCTTCGGTGCCGCGGCGGGAGTGCTGCTGCTCGCGCTGTTCCTCAGCACGGCGAGCGACACCCTGGCGCACGCCAACGCCACCAAGAACGTGGTGCTGGGCATCGCGAACGGCGTGGCCGCGCTGATCTTCGTGGTCTTCGCACACGTGCACTGGCCTGCCGTTGTCGCGATGGGCGTCGGGTGCCTGATCGGGGCGCGCCTGGGCCCGATCATCGTGCGACGCGCGCCCGCGACGCCGCTGCGCCTCGGCATCGCCGTGGCCGGCCTGGCCCTGGCGGTCAAGCTGGGCCTCGACGCCTACCGCTGA
- a CDS encoding phosphotransferase family protein → MSAPTPPTLSDDDRTAVESWVRQRHLGSEVTDVRPLTGGSQNIVVHLLVDGRPMVLRRPPLHPRPTSDKTMLREIAVLRTLAGTDVPHPEFVAGCDDLSVLGVVFYLMEEVDGFNPGNEMAQSYVDDAAMRHDVCLSYAGSLARLGDVAWEGSPLAELQRPGSFIGRQVPQFLRLLESYRHDAYDPGTLSVDVLADWLRTNQPNDGRPGVMHGDAHLNNVLLRRDRAELAAFIDWEMCTVGDPLLDLGWMMVCWPTEPNTIDAGAELAALGGLATRAELLEAYLAAGGRATSHLPWYVALACFKLGIVIEGTWSRYLAGQANREAGQRLHESAMSLIDLGTRVACGEDVFA, encoded by the coding sequence GTGAGCGCCCCGACCCCACCGACACTCAGCGACGACGACCGGACGGCGGTAGAGAGCTGGGTCCGTCAACGGCATCTGGGGTCGGAGGTCACCGACGTCCGGCCGCTGACCGGCGGCTCCCAGAACATCGTCGTACACCTGCTCGTCGACGGCAGGCCCATGGTGTTGCGGCGGCCGCCGCTGCATCCGCGGCCCACCAGCGACAAGACGATGCTGCGCGAGATCGCCGTGCTGCGCACGCTGGCGGGCACCGACGTGCCGCATCCCGAATTCGTCGCCGGCTGTGACGATCTGAGCGTGCTCGGCGTCGTCTTCTATCTGATGGAGGAGGTCGACGGGTTCAACCCTGGCAACGAGATGGCCCAGTCCTACGTCGACGACGCCGCGATGCGCCACGACGTGTGCCTGTCCTACGCCGGGAGCCTCGCGCGACTCGGCGACGTCGCCTGGGAGGGCAGCCCGCTGGCCGAGCTGCAGCGCCCGGGATCGTTCATCGGCAGGCAGGTCCCGCAGTTCCTGCGGCTGCTGGAGAGCTACCGGCACGACGCGTACGACCCGGGCACGCTGTCGGTGGACGTCCTCGCCGACTGGCTCCGGACGAATCAGCCCAACGACGGACGGCCCGGCGTCATGCACGGCGACGCTCACCTGAACAACGTTCTGCTGCGCCGTGATCGGGCCGAACTGGCCGCGTTCATCGACTGGGAGATGTGCACCGTCGGCGATCCGCTGCTCGACCTCGGCTGGATGATGGTGTGCTGGCCCACCGAACCGAACACGATCGACGCCGGCGCGGAGCTGGCCGCGCTCGGCGGGCTCGCCACCCGGGCCGAACTGCTCGAGGCCTATCTCGCCGCCGGTGGACGCGCTACGTCGCACCTGCCCTGGTACGTGGCCCTGGCGTGCTTCAAGCTCGGCATCGTCATCGAGGGCACCTGGTCGCGCTATCTGGCCGGGCAGGCGAATCGCGAAGCGGGGCAACGGCTGCACGAGTCGGCGATGTCGCTGATCGACCTCGGCACGCGGGTGGCCTGCGGCGAGGACGTCTTCGCGTGA
- a CDS encoding acyl-CoA dehydrogenase family protein, with product MTQVAPPRDSPVVAAARSMRDLVAGHACESERMRTLTPAIVDEMWASGLMSSMNPAAAGGVEPTFAEMIETWLEMAWQDGSFGWIGIANLPSSFAAAAYLPDEGFAEVFTANDNRVTMGGQFFPNGQGAVVDGGYRLTGAWSFGSGTGHAQYVAAGFMPTDDGQPRWVSDGIPEMHVAIIPREEITFKDNWHVQGLKGTGSYDYAVEDVFVPVSRTFPLFAREPRRGSSPATRMGMMPVTAAGHAAWALGVAKSMLDEVAELAETKYRMSDMASLASRPTFQKGLARHVAAWRAARLLVLDAFSTAEAAVAAGEDLTPTLRADMRVAAVYATDVARECAEWSHLVAGTSAIREGTRLERAFRDVYTGTQHAFISEKVAIDAAQVWLGLVDDQFGL from the coding sequence ATGACCCAGGTTGCCCCACCCCGTGACAGTCCCGTCGTCGCAGCGGCCCGCAGCATGCGCGACCTGGTCGCCGGCCATGCGTGCGAGTCGGAGCGGATGCGCACGCTGACGCCCGCCATCGTCGACGAGATGTGGGCGTCGGGACTCATGAGTTCGATGAACCCGGCCGCAGCGGGCGGCGTCGAGCCGACGTTCGCCGAGATGATCGAGACCTGGCTCGAAATGGCCTGGCAGGACGGCTCATTCGGGTGGATCGGCATCGCCAACCTGCCGTCCTCGTTCGCGGCCGCGGCGTACCTGCCGGACGAGGGCTTCGCCGAGGTGTTCACCGCCAACGACAACCGCGTCACCATGGGCGGCCAGTTCTTCCCCAACGGTCAGGGCGCGGTGGTCGACGGCGGCTACCGGCTGACCGGCGCCTGGAGCTTCGGATCGGGCACCGGGCACGCGCAGTACGTGGCCGCGGGGTTCATGCCCACCGACGACGGTCAGCCACGCTGGGTCTCCGACGGCATCCCCGAGATGCACGTCGCGATCATCCCGCGCGAGGAGATCACATTCAAGGACAACTGGCACGTGCAGGGCCTCAAGGGAACCGGCTCCTACGACTACGCCGTCGAGGACGTGTTCGTGCCCGTCTCGAGGACCTTCCCGCTGTTCGCGCGCGAGCCGCGGCGGGGGAGTTCCCCGGCCACCCGGATGGGCATGATGCCGGTGACGGCCGCCGGGCACGCCGCCTGGGCGCTCGGGGTCGCCAAGAGCATGCTCGACGAGGTCGCCGAACTGGCCGAGACCAAGTACCGCATGAGCGACATGGCGTCGCTGGCCAGCCGACCGACGTTCCAGAAGGGGCTCGCCCGGCACGTCGCCGCCTGGCGAGCCGCGCGGCTGCTAGTACTCGACGCCTTCAGCACCGCCGAGGCGGCCGTGGCGGCAGGGGAGGACCTGACGCCGACGCTGCGCGCCGACATGCGGGTGGCGGCGGTCTACGCCACGGACGTGGCGCGTGAGTGCGCCGAGTGGTCCCATCTGGTCGCAGGCACCAGCGCGATCCGCGAGGGCACGCGACTCGAACGGGCCTTCCGCGACGTCTACACCGGCACGCAGCACGCCTTCATCAGCGAGAAGGTCGCCATCGACGCCGCACAGGTCTGGCTAGGACTCGTCGACGATCAGTTCGGGCTGTGA
- a CDS encoding methyltransferase domain-containing protein, with protein sequence MTTSVHDPALTAKHRAMWATGDYPRLAAELVSPLGPVLVEACGVKPGDRVLDVAAGTGNASIPAAVAGGDVVASDLTPELLAAGRLAAEQRGVELRWQEADAEALPFGDAEFDTVMSCIGVMFAPHHELAAGELLRVCRPGGTIGLLSWTPEGHIGRLFAAMKPHLPAPPPGVQAPPLWGDENHVRALLGDEVSDMTVQRRSLTVTAFPDGSTFRDYFKAVYGPTISAYRAIGDDRDRIAALDADIAAVGDRFVTGPSTMEWEYLLVVARRR encoded by the coding sequence ATGACAACTTCCGTGCACGATCCCGCCCTGACCGCCAAGCACCGCGCCATGTGGGCCACGGGCGACTATCCCCGGCTGGCCGCCGAGCTGGTCTCCCCATTGGGTCCCGTTCTCGTCGAGGCGTGCGGAGTCAAGCCCGGCGACCGGGTCCTCGACGTTGCCGCGGGCACCGGCAACGCGTCGATTCCCGCCGCGGTGGCCGGGGGCGACGTGGTCGCCAGCGACCTGACACCCGAACTGCTCGCAGCCGGACGGCTCGCCGCAGAACAGCGCGGTGTCGAATTGCGTTGGCAGGAGGCCGATGCCGAGGCGCTGCCGTTCGGCGACGCCGAGTTCGACACGGTCATGTCGTGCATCGGCGTGATGTTCGCGCCCCACCACGAACTGGCCGCCGGCGAACTTCTCCGGGTGTGCAGGCCCGGCGGCACCATCGGGTTGCTCAGTTGGACCCCAGAAGGGCACATCGGGCGATTGTTCGCCGCCATGAAACCGCATCTGCCCGCTCCACCGCCGGGCGTCCAGGCCCCGCCGCTGTGGGGCGACGAGAACCACGTGCGAGCGCTGCTCGGCGACGAGGTGAGCGACATGACGGTGCAGCGACGCTCCCTCACCGTCACCGCCTTCCCCGACGGGTCGACGTTCCGGGACTACTTCAAGGCCGTCTACGGGCCGACCATCTCCGCCTACCGCGCCATCGGTGACGACCGGGACCGCATCGCGGCGTTGGATGCCGACATCGCGGCCGTCGGGGACCGGTTCGTGACGGGGCCGTCGACCATGGAGTGGGAATACCTGCTGGTGGTGGCCCGCAGGCGGTGA
- a CDS encoding winged helix-turn-helix transcriptional regulator, with product MSGYGQFCPVSKAMELLDERWTMLVVRELLLGSRHFNDLRRGVPKMSPALLSKRLKALVRAGVVQREEVDGRTAYSLTECGRELGAVVDALGRWGVRWIGELGDEDLDPHLLMWDIHRTVPIDSWPAQRTTLAFRLDGVAAKASRWWLVVADGKADVCDFDPGYEVAGTVETSLLTLTRVWRGDIGWTRAMRDGSVALTGPADIRRAIPMWIGQGGLADVPRPA from the coding sequence ATGTCCGGGTACGGCCAGTTCTGTCCGGTGTCCAAGGCGATGGAACTGCTCGATGAGCGGTGGACGATGCTCGTCGTCCGCGAACTGCTCCTGGGTAGCCGTCATTTCAACGACCTTCGCCGCGGCGTTCCGAAGATGTCGCCTGCGTTGCTGTCGAAACGGCTCAAAGCCCTGGTGCGCGCCGGGGTGGTGCAGCGTGAGGAGGTCGACGGCCGTACCGCCTATTCGCTGACCGAGTGCGGTCGCGAACTCGGCGCGGTGGTCGACGCGCTGGGTCGCTGGGGGGTGCGCTGGATAGGCGAACTCGGTGACGAGGATCTCGACCCGCATCTACTGATGTGGGACATCCACCGCACCGTTCCGATCGACTCCTGGCCGGCGCAGCGCACCACCTTGGCCTTCCGTCTCGACGGGGTCGCCGCCAAGGCGTCCCGGTGGTGGCTGGTGGTCGCCGACGGCAAGGCCGATGTGTGTGACTTCGATCCGGGCTACGAGGTGGCGGGGACGGTGGAGACCAGCCTCCTGACCCTCACCCGCGTGTGGCGCGGCGACATCGGGTGGACTCGCGCCATGCGCGACGGCAGCGTCGCGCTGACCGGCCCGGCCGACATCCGCCGCGCCATCCCGATGTGGATCGGCCAGGGCGGGCTGGCCGACGTACCGCGACCGGCGTGA
- a CDS encoding class I SAM-dependent methyltransferase has translation MSNPVKQAVIRAMPAIDVVIFPLVYLCALLLKYVRTVGVDRLPASRAMLFRAGCFPLRDHYYEPSFDNAAIRDLISTERDLPGIDWNVDAQLSLLNSFTFADELAGLPRHDAGGYGFYLENRAFESGDAEYWYNLIRLKKPKRIVEIGSGFSTRMAIRALEANKRDDPNYTCEHTLIEPYEHEWLEELNVTVIREKVESTGMQLFESLEADDILFIDSSHVIRPRGDVVFEYLEVLPALQPGVIVHVHDIFSPRDYPAEWIVDEVRLWNEQYLLEAFLTSNGDWKILGALNHLRHHHYDELRAQCPFLTPDREPGSFYMQRTARTPAG, from the coding sequence ATGTCCAACCCCGTTAAGCAGGCGGTGATTCGAGCCATGCCTGCCATCGACGTCGTCATCTTCCCGCTGGTGTACCTGTGCGCGCTACTCCTCAAGTACGTCAGAACCGTTGGGGTCGACCGTCTTCCGGCGTCCCGAGCAATGCTGTTCCGCGCCGGCTGCTTTCCGCTGCGGGATCACTACTATGAGCCGTCCTTCGACAACGCAGCCATACGGGATCTGATATCCACCGAAAGGGATCTGCCAGGGATCGATTGGAACGTGGACGCACAGCTGAGCCTCTTGAACTCGTTCACGTTCGCCGACGAGTTGGCCGGGCTGCCCCGCCACGACGCCGGCGGGTACGGCTTCTATCTGGAGAACCGGGCGTTCGAGTCCGGAGATGCCGAGTACTGGTACAACCTCATTCGCCTCAAGAAGCCGAAACGAATAGTCGAGATAGGTAGCGGGTTCTCCACGAGAATGGCCATCCGGGCACTGGAGGCGAACAAGCGAGACGACCCGAACTACACATGCGAACACACCTTGATCGAGCCCTACGAACATGAATGGCTCGAGGAACTGAACGTCACGGTCATCCGCGAGAAGGTCGAATCCACCGGTATGCAGTTGTTCGAGAGCCTGGAGGCCGACGACATCCTGTTCATCGACTCGTCGCACGTCATCCGGCCTCGAGGTGACGTCGTCTTCGAGTACCTGGAGGTACTTCCCGCCCTCCAGCCGGGCGTCATCGTCCACGTGCACGACATCTTCTCGCCGAGAGACTATCCAGCCGAGTGGATCGTCGACGAAGTGCGACTCTGGAACGAGCAGTACCTACTCGAAGCCTTCCTGACGTCGAACGGCGACTGGAAGATCCTCGGAGCGCTCAATCACCTACGGCACCACCATTACGACGAGTTGAGGGCTCAGTGCCCGTTCTTGACGCCAGACCGAGAACCGGGTTCGTTCTACATGCAGCGAACTGCTCGCACGCCGGCCGGCTAG
- a CDS encoding SDR family NAD(P)-dependent oxidoreductase — protein sequence MEISGKKAIVVGGASGFGKATAESLAQRGATVAILDRPQSKGKEVADSIGASFHEVDVTDFDGTEKVLSEAVAALGGLHVIVTTAGGGIGERTIKKDGPHSLDSFRFCIDLNLIGTFNISRLAAWQMSQQEPVDDEAEERGVIINTASIAAFEGQIGQVAYTASKAAIAGMCLTMARDLGSLGIRVTAIAPSLFATGLTEGIPDDFAKALTKDAAFPKRLGKPEEYAKLALAIVENPMLNGQCIRLDAGQRFAPK from the coding sequence ATGGAGATCTCGGGGAAGAAGGCGATCGTCGTCGGCGGCGCATCGGGCTTCGGCAAGGCCACCGCAGAATCGCTCGCGCAGCGCGGCGCGACCGTGGCCATCCTCGACCGGCCCCAGTCGAAGGGCAAGGAGGTGGCCGACTCGATCGGCGCCTCCTTCCACGAGGTGGACGTCACCGACTTCGACGGAACTGAGAAGGTGCTCTCCGAGGCAGTGGCGGCACTCGGCGGACTCCACGTCATCGTGACCACCGCCGGTGGCGGCATCGGCGAGCGCACCATCAAGAAGGACGGCCCGCACAGCCTCGACTCCTTCCGCTTCTGCATCGACCTCAACCTGATCGGCACGTTCAACATCAGCCGTCTCGCCGCGTGGCAGATGAGCCAGCAGGAGCCGGTGGACGACGAGGCCGAGGAGCGCGGTGTCATCATCAACACCGCATCGATCGCCGCCTTCGAAGGCCAGATCGGACAGGTCGCCTACACCGCCTCCAAAGCCGCGATCGCAGGCATGTGCCTCACGATGGCGCGCGACCTCGGCAGCCTCGGCATCCGCGTGACCGCCATTGCGCCAAGCCTGTTCGCCACCGGGCTCACCGAGGGCATCCCGGACGACTTCGCCAAGGCGCTCACCAAGGACGCCGCCTTCCCGAAGCGCCTTGGCAAGCCGGAGGAGTACGCCAAGCTCGCGCTGGCGATCGTGGAGAACCCCATGCTTAACGGCCAGTGCATCCGTCTGGACGCCGGACAGCGCTTCGCCCCGAAGTAG